In Arachis hypogaea cultivar Tifrunner chromosome 2, arahy.Tifrunner.gnm2.J5K5, whole genome shotgun sequence, a genomic segment contains:
- the LOC112756723 gene encoding putative disease resistance RPP13-like protein 1, whose product MTAALVGGAVLSSFLNVVFDAEQKQIQIKERAVKDWLDSLKDAMYVADDLLDEVFTKAATQKDPGTFFSRYLSLQDREIANRMEKIIDMVESIVKQKDTLGLREIPKENMSWRITTSLVDRSNVYGREDDKAAIVNILLDDDDTGDDDISVIPIVGMAGIGKTVLAQLVYHDDRVKEDFDFRGWVCVSEGFDVMKVTKNILDAITKSLCNLKILNLLLQGLQEKLSGQRFFIVLDDVWNEDYYDLNMLLKPFQHEVKGSKILITTRSKKVASVVQTVSPHELNLLSDEDCWLVFLKHASLFTDSVQTSTLEKVGRKIVKKCNGLSLATQSL is encoded by the coding sequence ATGACTGCAGCACTTGTGGGTGGAGCTGTTCTGTCTTCCTTTCTGAATGTTGTTTTTGATGCTGAGCAGAAGCAGATCCAGATCAAGGAGAGAGCTGTGAAGGACTGGCTTGATAGTCTCAAAGATGCTATGTATGTTGCTGATGACTTGTTGGATGAAGTCTTCACCAAAGCTGCCACTCAGAAGGATCCAGGTACCTTCTTCTCTCGTTATCTCAGTTTGCAAGATAGGGAGATAGCAAACAGGATGGAGAAAATCATTGATATGGTAGAGTCTATTGTGAAGCAAAAAGACACTCTTGGTCTCAGAGAAATTCCTAAGGAGAACATGTCATGGAGGATTACAACATCTCTAGTTGATAGATCTAATGTATATGGCAGGGAAGATGACAAGGCGGCCATAGTGAACATTTTGTTGGATGATGATGACACTGGTGATGATGATATATCTGTGATTCCTATTGTGGGCATGGCTGGAATAGGAAAGACTGTTTTGGCCCAATTGGTTTACCATGATGATAGAGTGAAGGAGGATTTTGATTTTAGAGGTTGGGTTTGTGTGTCAGAAGGGTTTGATGTCATGAAGGTCACCAAGAATATACTTGATGCAATTACAAAGAGTCTTtgtaacttgaaaattttgaatttactcCTACAAGGTTTACAGGAAAAGTTGTCGGGGCAAAGATTCTTTATCGTCTTGGATGATGTATGGAACGAGGATTATTACGATTTGAACATGCTTCTAAAACCTTTTCAACATGAGGTTAAGGGAAGTAAAATTCTCATAACTACTAGAAGTAAAAAGGTGGCTTCAGTGGTGCAAACTGTTTCACCTCATGAACTAAATTTATTGTCTGATGAAGATTGTTGGTTAgtgtttttaaaacatgcaagtCTTTTCACCGACTCTGTTCAGACTTCAACTTTGGAAAAGGTCGGTAGAAAGATTGTAAAGAAGTGTAACGGATTGTCTTTGGCAACTCAATCTCTTTGA